The following proteins are encoded in a genomic region of Cryptomeria japonica chromosome 11, Sugi_1.0, whole genome shotgun sequence:
- the LOC131068358 gene encoding uncharacterized protein LOC131068358 isoform X1 — translation MRYVSRNASAINGARLMGRKRKAASSDCHGNSVELCTAEERGLSPMYAIHPVEDCPQEFVSEVHLEEETTIESLPSDIWAVLVQMLGVAAAMSPESSSTSLNPSMHRTSDSAFPES, via the exons GCAATTAATGGCGCCCGCCTAATGGGAAGAAAACGAAAGGCAGCGAGCTCTGACTGTCATGGAAATTCGGTTGAACTATGCACAGCAGAAGAAAGGGGTTTAAGTCCAATGTATGCCATTCACCCGGTGGAAGATTGCCCCCAAGAATTTGTAAGCGAGGTGCATTTGGAGGAGGAGACGACTATTGAATCATTGCCTTCGGATATCTGG GCAGTATTGGTTCAGATGTTAGGTGTGGCTGCTGCAATGTCTCCTGAGTCTTCATCTACCAGTTTAAATCCA AGCATGCACAGAACAAGTGACAGTGCTTTCCCTGAGTCCTGA
- the LOC131068358 gene encoding uncharacterized protein LOC131068358 isoform X2, translated as MRYVSRNASAINGARLMGRKRKAASSDCHGNSVELCTAEERGLSPMYAIHPVEDCPQEFVSEVHLEEETTIESLPSDIWAVLVQMLGMTAAMSPESSSSTSLNPAEAYLFLR; from the exons GCAATTAATGGCGCCCGCCTAATGGGAAGAAAACGAAAGGCAGCGAGCTCTGACTGTCATGGAAATTCGGTTGAACTATGCACAGCAGAAGAAAGGGGTTTAAGTCCAATGTATGCCATTCACCCGGTGGAAGATTGCCCCCAAGAATTTGTAAGCGAGGTGCATTTGGAGGAGGAGACGACTATTGAATCATTGCCTTCGGATATCTGG GCAGTATTGGTTCAGATGTTAGGTATGACTGCTGCAATGTCTCCCGAGTCCTCCTCATCCACCAGTTTAAATCCAGCTGAGGCCTACCTTTTCTTAAGATGA